A window of the Desulfobacula toluolica Tol2 genome harbors these coding sequences:
- a CDS encoding efflux RND transporter permease subunit gives MSGISAWFTKNPVAANLLALLVIVGGVFSLMGLRIEGFPKIPSSYISIDIAYPQSSSEQVDSGITQKVEKFLEGLAGVKKISSYSSEGAAKILVQKETGYNMIRLLNDVKTKVEAIDNFPDKSSKPVISVDEFKDFVLIVQVYGDVSEQTLQQSARFLEKELQSDPKISKIESFGKKSREMRIELDAQMLKAYKISIGQVAAIVARDNAEQGYGLLKNDTNRIIIRSDVKIEHYDQLMNLPIITSSDGAKIYLKDVARVIEDYEDSDTKALYQNQNSVGIVLYSSNKGHMLEVSKAAYKVVENLKKQVPDEIHIDIWADFSTYMKDRLILLQSNAWQGLLIVFAILAVFLNFKLAFWVAMGIPFSIAGVLALMGESFLNYSLNDITTFGMIIVLGILVDDAVVVGESIFEERKKNLDRIEGTIKGVHKVAVATIFGVLTTIAAFYPLMLIKNDFGKILASFSVVVCVALIFSLVESKLVLPAHLASISITPEKPENIFLKGFYKVQESASNVLVFLNQQVYTPLLVATLKHRYSVLIIFISLAMAGGWLLKMNYVRTVFFPEIPGDVISVNVTMESGGSSKMTYENADAIDAAAAAINRELMEKHGTNEPPIRKIMTAVTGSQGIEIYAELQPQAMRVVNTLSLLKMWRSRTSNLEGVQTIEFRGNAETGGGFVLKAESHNIVSLRQAIKKLKAGLKEMQGVHDLRDDFKSSEPELRLNLKNEARHLGVTPEDLASQIGMAYGGFEIDKFQKDNDEIKLRIIYKKDQRKYIHQLLETRISLADGSLIPLTQVANIESRFSSGFIHRINGKRVAEVEAAIDKRIVSASEVFDALKQKVIPAIERTFPDVKILAGGELEQEGEVKGGLVKALIMIMLLIYALLAVPLKSYWKPVVIMSVIPFGFTGAVVGHLIAGVPLSILSFFGMLALSGIIVNDSLVMLTRFNDIMAQGKTVNKALTTAGSSRFRAIFLTTATTVCGLMPLLFETSEQAQYLIPAVVSLAYGELFATFITLLLVPLLMNIAYDIREVFASNQSAQYVC, from the coding sequence ATGAGCGGAATATCAGCATGGTTTACAAAAAACCCGGTGGCAGCAAACCTTCTGGCGCTGCTGGTGATTGTCGGGGGAGTTTTTTCCCTCATGGGGCTGAGGATTGAAGGTTTTCCTAAAATTCCGTCCAGTTATATTTCCATTGATATTGCTTACCCGCAGTCGAGTTCGGAGCAGGTGGACTCGGGGATCACTCAAAAGGTTGAAAAATTTCTGGAAGGATTGGCAGGGGTTAAAAAGATCAGCTCATATTCCAGTGAAGGGGCAGCTAAGATATTGGTTCAAAAAGAGACAGGCTATAATATGATCCGCCTGCTCAATGATGTAAAAACAAAAGTTGAAGCAATTGATAATTTCCCGGATAAATCATCAAAACCGGTAATCAGTGTAGATGAATTTAAAGATTTTGTCCTGATTGTTCAAGTCTATGGGGATGTATCCGAACAAACCCTGCAGCAGTCAGCCCGGTTTCTGGAAAAAGAATTGCAGTCTGATCCGAAAATATCCAAAATTGAATCATTTGGAAAAAAGAGCAGGGAGATGCGGATTGAACTGGATGCACAAATGCTTAAGGCATACAAAATTTCCATTGGTCAGGTTGCTGCCATTGTTGCCAGGGATAATGCAGAGCAAGGGTATGGCCTGCTCAAAAACGATACAAACCGGATTATTATCCGGTCTGATGTAAAAATAGAGCATTATGACCAGTTGATGAATCTGCCGATTATCACAAGCTCTGATGGTGCCAAAATATATTTAAAAGATGTGGCACGGGTGATTGAAGACTATGAAGACAGTGATACAAAGGCACTCTACCAGAATCAAAACTCGGTTGGAATCGTTCTTTACAGCAGCAATAAAGGGCATATGCTTGAGGTGAGCAAGGCAGCTTATAAAGTGGTGGAAAACCTTAAAAAACAAGTTCCGGATGAAATTCATATCGATATTTGGGCAGACTTCAGCACTTACATGAAAGACCGGCTCATCCTTTTACAGTCTAATGCCTGGCAGGGACTTTTGATTGTGTTTGCTATCTTGGCTGTATTTTTAAATTTCAAGCTGGCCTTCTGGGTGGCCATGGGAATTCCTTTTTCCATAGCGGGTGTTCTGGCCTTGATGGGAGAATCATTTTTAAATTACTCCTTAAATGATATTACCACCTTTGGCATGATCATTGTTTTAGGAATCCTTGTTGACGATGCAGTGGTCGTGGGAGAAAGCATTTTTGAAGAACGCAAGAAAAACCTGGACAGGATAGAGGGAACGATAAAAGGGGTACACAAGGTGGCAGTGGCCACCATATTTGGTGTGCTGACCACGATAGCTGCATTTTATCCGCTGATGCTGATTAAAAATGATTTTGGCAAGATTTTGGCCAGTTTTTCCGTGGTGGTTTGTGTGGCGCTTATATTTTCTTTGGTTGAAAGCAAACTGGTGTTGCCTGCCCACCTGGCATCAATTTCCATTACCCCTGAAAAACCTGAAAATATCTTTTTAAAAGGGTTTTATAAGGTTCAGGAATCTGCTTCCAACGTTCTTGTTTTTTTAAATCAGCAAGTTTATACACCGTTGCTGGTTGCAACCTTAAAACACCGGTATTCAGTTCTAATTATTTTTATCAGCCTGGCAATGGCGGGTGGGTGGCTGCTGAAAATGAATTATGTACGAACTGTTTTTTTTCCTGAAATTCCAGGTGATGTGATCAGTGTCAATGTAACAATGGAATCGGGCGGTTCATCTAAAATGACATATGAAAATGCCGACGCCATTGATGCAGCCGCAGCAGCCATTAACCGGGAATTAATGGAGAAACACGGCACAAATGAACCGCCGATCAGAAAGATTATGACCGCTGTAACAGGCAGCCAAGGTATTGAAATTTATGCAGAGCTTCAACCTCAGGCCATGCGGGTGGTTAACACCTTGTCGCTGTTAAAAATGTGGCGTTCTCGAACCAGCAATCTTGAAGGCGTACAAACTATAGAATTCAGAGGCAATGCCGAAACCGGCGGTGGGTTTGTATTGAAGGCAGAATCCCATAATATTGTTTCACTCAGGCAGGCGATAAAAAAACTTAAGGCAGGGCTCAAGGAAATGCAAGGGGTTCATGACTTAAGGGATGATTTTAAATCCAGTGAGCCGGAACTCAGGCTGAACTTGAAAAATGAGGCCAGACATCTGGGGGTGACACCGGAAGATCTGGCTTCCCAGATTGGTATGGCATATGGGGGATTTGAGATTGATAAATTCCAGAAAGACAATGATGAAATCAAACTTCGCATAATCTATAAAAAAGATCAGCGTAAATATATTCATCAATTACTAGAAACTAGAATTTCATTGGCTGATGGATCTTTAATTCCTTTGACTCAAGTGGCAAATATAGAATCACGTTTTTCATCAGGATTTATCCATCGAATTAACGGGAAACGGGTGGCTGAAGTTGAGGCAGCTATAGATAAAAGGATTGTCAGTGCGTCAGAAGTATTTGACGCACTCAAACAAAAGGTTATTCCTGCAATTGAACGCACTTTTCCGGATGTGAAAATTTTGGCAGGTGGCGAATTAGAGCAGGAGGGAGAGGTTAAGGGTGGTCTTGTAAAGGCCTTAATCATGATCATGCTTTTGATCTATGCCTTGCTGGCGGTTCCACTTAAATCCTATTGGAAACCTGTTGTTATAATGTCGGTTATTCCATTCGGATTCACAGGTGCTGTGGTGGGACATTTGATTGCAGGGGTTCCTTTAAGTATTCTTTCTTTTTTCGGCATGTTGGCCCTATCTGGAATTATTGTTAACGACAGCCTGGTGATGCTGACTCGGTTCAATGATATAATGGCCCAAGGAAAAACAGTGAACAAAGCATTAACAACAGCCGGGTCAAGCCGGTTTCGAGCAATTTTTTTAACCACGGCCACCACGGTTTGTGGTCTGATGCCTTTGCTGTTTGAAACATCGGAGCAGGCCCAGTACCTGATTCCGGCGGTTGTTTCTCTTGCTTATGGAGAATTGTTTGCAACCTTTATCACTCTTTTGCTGGTCCCTTTGCTAATGAATATTGCCTATGATATCCGGGAGGTGTTTGCGTCAAACCAGTCGGCTCAATATGTATGTTAA
- a CDS encoding MEKHLA domain-containing protein — translation MIKSDDNLFKTNNQGSILYEESGIEIINFGNKFIKQHTQNLLDSFAATYGRPMFEMSEGLTPEEKAEFVFFAPQAILSHDIRDDGQGVRENIYNYANRAALLIFERTYQEQTALASFKSAPSSFQDERNNLLGECLAMGKVIFDAERVSAKGKKILIQKGLFFNISDTRGIYRGQAVLLKKTTSKNF, via the coding sequence ATGATAAAATCAGATGACAATCTTTTCAAAACAAATAATCAAGGATCGATTCTTTATGAAGAATCTGGAATAGAAATTATCAACTTTGGAAATAAATTTATCAAGCAGCATACGCAAAATCTTCTGGATAGTTTCGCGGCAACTTATGGAAGACCGATGTTTGAAATGTCGGAAGGACTTACCCCTGAAGAAAAAGCAGAATTTGTATTCTTTGCCCCCCAAGCTATATTGAGTCATGATATACGCGATGATGGACAAGGTGTTCGGGAAAACATCTATAATTATGCCAATCGGGCAGCCTTGCTTATTTTCGAAAGGACATATCAAGAACAAACAGCTCTTGCATCATTCAAAAGTGCCCCGAGTTCTTTCCAAGATGAAAGGAACAATCTACTTGGAGAGTGTCTTGCTATGGGAAAAGTAATCTTTGATGCTGAGCGAGTGTCCGCGAAAGGGAAAAAAATATTAATTCAAAAAGGATTGTTTTTCAATATCTCCGATACAAGAGGCATTTACAGAGGTCAGGCCGTTTTGTTAAAAAAAACAACCAGCAAAAATTTTTAA
- a CDS encoding DUF2284 domain-containing protein, with the protein MISKQHLEQLTQEAERLGASACAVISSKKILVKDDLAALCNGEYTCPNYGLAASCPPSVEGPAEFRKWQSQSKYSITVKIELPTSVMFSDERKGVMQRLHQIVAAVEQKAVATGLSLR; encoded by the coding sequence TTGATATCAAAACAGCACCTTGAACAGTTGACCCAGGAAGCAGAAAGACTTGGCGCAAGTGCTTGTGCTGTTATATCATCCAAAAAGATTCTGGTGAAAGATGACTTGGCAGCACTTTGTAATGGAGAATATACCTGCCCAAATTATGGGCTTGCAGCAAGTTGCCCACCTTCTGTGGAAGGCCCGGCCGAATTTAGGAAATGGCAGTCACAGAGCAAATATTCAATTACAGTAAAAATAGAATTGCCGACATCAGTCATGTTTTCCGATGAACGCAAGGGTGTGATGCAAAGGCTTCATCAGATTGTAGCAGCAGTAGAGCAAAAAGCCGTAGCAACAGGTTTGAGTTTACGGTGA
- a CDS encoding IS4 family transposase, which yields MAHISIPKHKIQSLTFDKFKFPLVKLLTLAPELHSRGDRPLKMTFEDQLNALVYFHLQEHKSARHLIQDLDENEFAKQNIAPDGGISRSSFSEIINGRGLEQLQFIFENLYNQAVGVLPKAHAELGDLVSIDGSLIDAVLSMHWADYRKNSKKAKAHCGFDINHGIPNKIFLTEGNGGERPFVSRILSKGQTGVMDRGYQSHKDFDLLQEESKHFVCRIKARTTRTIVKQNAIKPDSHVFYDAATLLGTPNQNQTKNPVRVVGYEISGVKYYVATDRHDLTAEQVASVYKLRWTIENFFKWWKEHLKVYHLIARSEYGLMVQILGGLITYLLMAIYCQEQFNEKVSIKRVRQLRTTILNELMNGQNLDRGNSNGNNIVKDQKNLKQAKT from the coding sequence ATGGCGCATATCTCAATCCCTAAACATAAAATTCAGTCCCTGACTTTTGACAAGTTCAAGTTCCCTTTGGTAAAGTTGCTCACACTTGCACCCGAACTACACTCACGAGGAGACCGTCCATTAAAAATGACCTTTGAAGATCAATTAAACGCTCTGGTATACTTCCACCTCCAAGAGCACAAATCCGCCCGACATCTGATTCAAGATCTGGATGAAAATGAATTTGCCAAACAAAACATCGCTCCCGATGGTGGAATTAGCAGAAGCAGCTTCTCTGAAATAATAAATGGACGGGGCCTTGAGCAATTACAGTTCATCTTCGAAAATCTCTATAACCAGGCAGTGGGCGTGCTACCAAAAGCTCACGCTGAATTAGGTGATTTAGTCTCTATTGATGGCAGTTTGATTGATGCTGTACTCTCAATGCACTGGGCTGACTACAGAAAAAATTCTAAAAAGGCCAAAGCGCATTGTGGATTTGATATCAATCACGGCATTCCAAATAAAATATTCCTGACTGAAGGTAACGGCGGAGAGCGCCCTTTTGTGAGCCGCATCCTTTCTAAAGGGCAAACTGGTGTCATGGACCGGGGTTATCAATCTCATAAAGATTTTGATCTCCTCCAGGAAGAGAGCAAACACTTTGTCTGCCGTATTAAAGCAAGAACAACCAGGACAATAGTTAAACAAAATGCTATCAAACCCGACAGCCATGTATTCTATGATGCCGCAACGCTGCTTGGCACACCAAATCAAAACCAGACAAAAAATCCAGTACGGGTGGTCGGCTATGAGATTTCCGGGGTTAAATATTATGTTGCAACAGACCGACATGATTTAACGGCGGAACAAGTGGCAAGTGTTTATAAACTCAGGTGGACCATTGAAAATTTTTTCAAATGGTGGAAAGAACACTTAAAAGTTTACCATCTCATAGCCCGCAGTGAGTATGGTCTCATGGTTCAGATACTCGGAGGCCTTATCACATATTTACTGATGGCCATATACTGCCAGGAACAGTTTAATGAAAAAGTATCAATCAAAAGGGTCCGGCAATTGAGGACCACAATTTTGAACGAACTGATGAATGGCCAGAATCTGGACCGGGGTAATTCCAATGGGAACAATATTGTCAAAGATCAAAAAAATTTAAAGCAAGCAAAAACCTAA
- a CDS encoding DNA cytosine methyltransferase, whose product MSKSIVKNTKKKLDRGTLSGKGPAHYTFNSFFAGIGGFDLGFEEAGISPAYHCEINKYCNSVLKRHWPGVPNGFDINSVDPIELPDADVWCGGFPCQDVSVARGWLGRDGLKGKNSGLFYPFLSLIKKRLPKVVIIENVTGLLNSHGGKDFKIIISSLTSLGYGVAWRVMNARYFGAPQSRPRVFICAWKDNVRLALKTLYEKEKSPTLKNARKGFLTLSECIKSGVIVPQVGYCLAATSGRHTGTDWSRTYVAYSDKARRLTPSECEGLQGFPPGWTLPETKFHLNDEDIDTLRYHAIGNAVCVPVVKWIAERIVLGLSGKFNNFNVKFTERHSVQKNIADSFFEFNKSSVKEWNNCQDTETDKIRWKTGGAAFKDWCFESKVSPSPSNPIETKLIKVIEKGTIENKYFLSPNAATGILRRVNKQGRKLFKPLYKALEKLSSKSKHSEAKKVS is encoded by the coding sequence GTGTCAAAAAGCATTGTTAAAAATACTAAAAAAAAATTAGATCGTGGAACACTATCAGGCAAAGGTCCTGCGCATTATACATTCAATTCTTTCTTTGCAGGTATTGGTGGGTTTGATCTCGGGTTTGAAGAAGCGGGGATATCTCCTGCTTATCATTGTGAAATAAATAAATACTGTAATAGTGTTTTAAAAAGGCACTGGCCGGGTGTGCCTAATGGATTTGATATCAATTCGGTTGATCCGATAGAGCTTCCAGATGCGGATGTCTGGTGCGGGGGGTTCCCATGCCAAGATGTTTCTGTCGCTCGGGGATGGTTGGGTAGAGATGGTTTGAAGGGAAAAAATTCTGGTTTATTTTATCCTTTTTTAAGCCTAATTAAAAAACGTTTGCCCAAAGTGGTAATTATAGAAAATGTTACAGGTTTGCTAAATTCACACGGTGGTAAAGACTTTAAAATCATAATATCATCTCTTACTTCATTGGGATATGGAGTTGCCTGGAGGGTAATGAATGCAAGGTATTTTGGAGCACCACAATCAAGACCAAGAGTGTTTATATGTGCATGGAAAGATAATGTTCGTTTAGCATTGAAAACACTTTATGAAAAAGAAAAATCACCTACGTTGAAAAATGCACGGAAAGGGTTTTTAACATTATCTGAATGTATAAAATCCGGAGTCATCGTACCTCAAGTTGGATATTGTCTTGCAGCCACTTCTGGAAGGCATACTGGAACAGACTGGAGCAGAACTTATGTTGCATATTCAGATAAAGCGAGGAGACTTACCCCCTCTGAGTGCGAAGGGCTACAAGGGTTTCCACCAGGCTGGACCCTCCCTGAGACTAAATTTCATTTAAATGATGAAGACATTGATACACTGAGATATCATGCAATAGGAAACGCCGTTTGTGTTCCTGTTGTTAAATGGATTGCGGAAAGAATTGTTTTGGGATTATCAGGAAAATTTAATAATTTTAATGTGAAATTTACGGAACGCCATAGTGTACAGAAAAACATAGCTGATTCTTTCTTTGAATTTAACAAATCATCGGTTAAAGAATGGAATAATTGCCAGGATACCGAAACAGATAAAATTAGGTGGAAAACCGGAGGAGCTGCCTTTAAAGATTGGTGTTTCGAAAGCAAGGTATCTCCATCTCCCAGCAACCCGATAGAAACAAAATTAATCAAAGTGATAGAAAAAGGGACAATAGAAAATAAATATTTTTTAAGCCCGAATGCGGCAACAGGAATTTTACGAAGAGTCAATAAACAAGGTAGAAAACTCTTTAAACCATTATATAAAGCCTTAGAAAAATTATCATCTAAATCTAAACATTCTGAGGCGAAAAAAGTTTCATAG
- a CDS encoding DUF262 domain-containing protein, with amino-acid sequence MSDPDFTIIRLGKDSVAAIHTLDSFHNSPDKPVNFSVTCTQVPLAVETGYYCFICLGSDNSKGAPTEWNKGLRAFGKILEKTGGPKWKDRWEIKIEVKVILTDSISHRDFLARAPKEYYWFSGIPMIGISSYSNQTVQQIKSADDPTQNVRALFSGISAVNTEFKIQIQKHYNELCYLFDYETPEEKYEGQDSPAEYYGWDEYPLDSVFVRKEQRTVNEVVKRINKGRFVLNPDFQRDFVWDLKKQSRLIESCLMRIPLPVLYVAEAKDGKIIVVDGLQRLSTFTNFLNNKFAIKNISPNPNESGGNGFIGKRFKDLSITLQERIEDTQLTLYILDANAPERAKLDIFERVNSGEILTRQQMRNCLFTGQATKWLKKASKSKSFLKVTDGSISSKTMRDREVINRFCAFHLLGTDHYTQSDMDGFLARALEKMNTLNEQELDELFQIFEHSMEMNYVLFGRHAFRKSLSAKYQWSARSVINISLFDVCSVLLSDIEEDLIKTNSDSLKRAIKHLFEDYEFIQAITIGTNSVNKVNIRFKKMRDAISEII; translated from the coding sequence ATGTCTGATCCTGATTTTACAATTATTCGTTTAGGTAAAGATAGCGTGGCAGCCATTCATACATTAGATTCTTTTCATAATTCTCCTGACAAGCCTGTCAACTTTTCGGTAACGTGCACACAGGTTCCATTGGCAGTTGAAACCGGATATTACTGTTTCATTTGCCTTGGGTCTGATAACAGCAAGGGAGCTCCAACAGAATGGAATAAGGGATTAAGGGCTTTCGGTAAAATACTTGAGAAAACTGGTGGACCAAAATGGAAAGACAGATGGGAGATAAAAATTGAAGTTAAAGTTATTCTGACAGACTCAATTAGTCACAGAGATTTTTTAGCTAGAGCTCCCAAGGAATACTATTGGTTTTCAGGTATACCAATGATTGGTATAAGTTCATATAGCAATCAAACTGTACAGCAAATAAAATCAGCAGATGACCCTACACAAAATGTGCGAGCACTGTTTTCTGGCATATCGGCAGTTAACACAGAATTTAAAATTCAAATTCAAAAGCACTATAATGAGTTGTGCTATCTTTTTGATTATGAAACTCCTGAGGAGAAATATGAAGGGCAGGATTCTCCTGCGGAATATTATGGCTGGGATGAATATCCTCTAGATTCTGTTTTTGTCCGTAAAGAGCAACGTACAGTTAATGAAGTTGTAAAAAGAATCAACAAAGGACGATTCGTTCTTAATCCTGACTTCCAAAGAGATTTTGTCTGGGATCTCAAAAAACAATCAAGGCTTATTGAATCATGCTTGATGCGTATTCCCCTGCCAGTTTTATATGTTGCTGAAGCTAAGGATGGAAAAATTATCGTTGTTGACGGCCTTCAAAGGTTATCTACATTCACAAATTTTTTGAATAATAAGTTTGCTATTAAGAACATCAGTCCAAACCCCAATGAAAGCGGGGGGAATGGATTTATTGGAAAACGATTCAAAGATTTGTCAATAACATTACAAGAACGTATTGAAGACACCCAATTGACATTGTACATCCTTGACGCTAATGCCCCTGAGAGAGCCAAACTAGATATTTTTGAAAGAGTGAATAGTGGCGAAATTTTAACACGCCAGCAAATGCGTAACTGTCTGTTTACTGGCCAAGCAACAAAATGGTTGAAGAAGGCTTCAAAAAGTAAATCCTTTTTAAAAGTGACCGATGGCAGTATATCAAGCAAAACGATGAGAGATAGAGAGGTAATAAATAGATTCTGTGCTTTTCATCTTCTTGGAACGGACCATTATACTCAATCCGATATGGACGGATTCCTGGCCCGAGCATTAGAAAAAATGAATACTCTGAATGAACAAGAATTGGATGAGCTCTTTCAGATTTTTGAGCATTCTATGGAAATGAACTATGTTCTTTTTGGAAGACATGCATTTAGAAAGTCATTGTCTGCAAAATATCAGTGGTCTGCGCGATCGGTTATTAATATTTCTTTATTTGATGTTTGTTCAGTTCTTTTATCTGACATAGAAGAGGATTTAATAAAAACCAATTCTGATAGTTTGAAGAGAGCTATTAAACATTTGTTTGAAGATTATGAGTTTATCCAGGCGATTACTATTGGAACTAATAGTGTTAATAAAGTTAACATCCGTTTCAAGAAAATGAGAGATGCAATATCGGAGATTATATAA
- a CDS encoding DUF3696 domain-containing protein: MLSNIGIKNFKCFEELSLPVAPLTLLTGFNAAGKSTTLQSILLLAQSLRAGSRKPEIPLNGKLVRLGRPGEILNKGAGNIAISVEDNSVAVKWSLSSGDRRGGINMDISQISVKDSSGIKLYDQNQELNLLLPPDVSKNASNLSKNLMETVFLSALRIGTEDVFPSPEEFLPIHADVGVRGEFAPWFFHQFSDYEIDKKRCNTSDEAVNLRRQFNAWAGELFPGAQANTETVEKTNLIRLELRVSEISEWRRPSNIGYGLTYAFPIIVAGLLAKPGQILIIDSPEAHLHPFGQSKMGQFLATIAASGVQLIIETHSDHILNGIRLAVNRGIIEPEKTIFHFYNSPHVIAGGAAQVLTPLINAEGNLSEWPEGFFDQSEKDMARLAGWI; encoded by the coding sequence ATGCTTTCCAATATAGGTATAAAAAATTTCAAATGTTTTGAAGAGCTTTCATTGCCAGTTGCCCCATTAACTTTGCTTACAGGTTTTAATGCTGCTGGAAAATCTACTACTTTGCAAAGCATTTTACTCTTAGCCCAGTCACTTAGAGCTGGGAGTAGAAAACCTGAAATTCCCTTAAATGGAAAGTTGGTTCGATTAGGGCGTCCAGGTGAAATCTTGAATAAAGGAGCTGGTAACATAGCGATCTCTGTTGAAGATAACTCTGTAGCTGTAAAATGGTCTTTAAGCTCGGGTGACCGTAGAGGGGGAATAAATATGGATATCTCACAAATATCTGTAAAAGATTCCAGCGGTATTAAACTATACGATCAAAATCAAGAATTAAATTTACTATTGCCACCTGATGTTAGTAAAAATGCTTCTAACCTTTCAAAAAATTTGATGGAAACTGTATTTCTTAGTGCTTTAAGGATAGGTACAGAGGATGTTTTTCCTTCACCAGAAGAATTTTTACCAATTCATGCAGATGTTGGTGTCCGAGGTGAGTTTGCGCCATGGTTTTTCCATCAGTTCTCTGATTATGAGATTGATAAAAAACGATGTAATACTTCTGATGAAGCCGTAAACCTAAGGAGACAGTTTAATGCGTGGGCAGGAGAGCTTTTTCCCGGAGCTCAAGCTAACACAGAAACTGTCGAGAAAACTAATTTAATTCGGTTAGAACTCCGTGTTAGCGAAATTAGCGAGTGGCGTAGGCCATCGAATATTGGATATGGACTTACATATGCTTTTCCTATTATTGTGGCAGGGCTTCTTGCGAAACCAGGGCAAATATTGATCATTGACAGCCCTGAAGCACACCTGCACCCTTTTGGTCAATCAAAAATGGGACAATTCCTTGCCACGATAGCTGCATCTGGTGTTCAGCTGATAATTGAAACCCATAGTGATCACATTCTTAATGGAATAAGGCTTGCCGTTAACAGGGGCATAATTGAGCCTGAAAAAACTATATTTCACTTTTATAATAGTCCTCATGTCATCGCAGGCGGTGCAGCTCAAGTACTTACGCCTTTAATCAACGCAGAAGGTAATCTCAGCGAATGGCCTGAAGGTTTTTTTGATCAATCTGAAAAGGATATGGCTCGGCTTGCAGGATGGATTTGA
- a CDS encoding type II toxin-antitoxin system RelE/ParE family toxin yields MYTVKTLPEFDKWLNSLKDRITRLRLSRRLDKAQRGNLGDVKPVGEGVFEMREYFGPGWRMYYAKRGETLIVMLGGGDKDSQESDIAKAKQREAILED; encoded by the coding sequence ATGTATACGGTTAAAACATTACCCGAATTTGACAAATGGCTTAACAGCTTGAAAGACCGCATTACACGGCTTCGCCTAAGCCGCCGCCTTGATAAAGCACAGCGTGGCAACCTCGGTGATGTAAAACCAGTGGGTGAAGGCGTCTTTGAAATGAGGGAATATTTCGGTCCAGGCTGGAGAATGTACTACGCCAAGCGGGGTGAAACTCTGATCGTCATGCTTGGTGGGGGAGACAAGGACAGCCAGGAGAGCGACATTGCCAAAGCTAAACAGCGGGAAGCCATTTTGGAGGATTGA
- a CDS encoding addiction module antidote protein, whose amino-acid sequence MKKRITDLPDFDMAQQLKNEEDIAAYITMVIEDGDASELAHALGVAAKARGMSEVAKSSGITREALYKALKPNAKPRFDTINKVCAALGVRLIAQPANPH is encoded by the coding sequence ATGAAAAAACGAATTACAGATCTGCCGGATTTTGATATGGCACAACAGCTTAAAAATGAGGAAGACATTGCTGCTTACATCACTATGGTGATTGAAGACGGTGATGCCTCCGAGCTGGCCCACGCTCTGGGGGTCGCTGCCAAGGCACGTGGTATGAGCGAAGTTGCCAAATCTTCAGGAATAACCCGTGAAGCCCTGTATAAAGCGCTTAAACCAAACGCTAAACCTCGATTTGACACGATTAATAAGGTCTGTGCAGCCCTTGGCGTTCGTCTGATAGCTCAGCCTGCCAACCCTCATTGA